The Streptomyces taklimakanensis nucleotide sequence ACGCACGGGTGCCGGTCCGGGACGCGGCGGGTCGGCGGACCGGTCCCGACCTCCCCGATCTTCTCGACCTGCTCACCGGGCTCTGTGACGCGTTACCGGGGCAGCGCTTTGGTGCCGACCGGCTGCGGTTCCGCCACTACGGACTGCTGAGGTGGCTGCTCCACCAGGACATCGCGGGCAGGCACGTCGACGACGTCCCCACCGAACTCGTCCGTCGGCTGCGGGAACACCGCCGTCCCCGAGGGGAGGCCGCCGCCGAGCCCAGCCCCTTCGCCACCCTGGGCACGGTGCACCACGTCCTGTGGTTCCTGGCCCAGCGGGTGATCCCCGCGATGCTGTTCCGTGCCGCGCTCTCCGAGCGGATCCCCGGCATCGGCCGCACCTACCGCTAGCGCTACCCCGGGCCGCACCCGCCGCGCGCCTTCCTGACCGTGGCCGAGCGGACCGTCGCCGCGGGGCGGAACGGCGGGCGTTCGGAGGAGATCGACAAACTCCTCGTCCACGCCTTCCTGGAGGATCTGCGCCAGGCGTATGCCCGGCCGTTCTGGAGCGTCCGGGGCAGACGGCGCACGGCGTACCCCGTGGCGCTGATCGACGGTGCGGCGCCCGGCGATGGCGAGGACGCGGGGGAGCGGCTGCTCGAACTGGTCAACGACGTGCGCGTCGAGACCGGGGAGTGGGACCCGCTGCTGGTCGTGTACGCCGGTGCCCGGCCGTCCGCGCGGATCGCCGAGGCCGGCCCCGAGGCCCCTTTGGTCCTCCCCTTGGAGGACCTGGACACCACCGGGCCGGGCCGGGCGGCAGGGAAGGACGAGCCGGACTGGAGACCCTCCCCGCATCCGCCCACGGCCTGGTACCGGCCGGTGGAGCTGTCGGAGCCGGGCGACACCGGCGGCACCGGGGAGGCCGGCCGGTACCGGCCGGTCGAGGCGCCCCCGCCCCCGTGGTACGCCCACCGGGCGTTCGCCGTCGTGTCGTGCCTCGCGCTTCTCGTGCCCCTCCTCGGCTGGGTGGGGTACCGGTTGGGAGGACCGGACTGCCTGTACCGTCCGTTCTCCGGGCAGGTCTCCGTCCGCAGTATGGCCGACGAATGCGTCGGCTACAGCGACAGCGACGCCTTCAGGTTCAACGACCAGGCCGGGCAGGAGAAGCTGCAGCAGGTCCAGAAGAAGATCTTCGCCCAGAACCGGGAGGTACGTGACGCCTGGGAGCGCAGCGAGAGGCGCCGCCCCTACGTCACGCTCGTCTACCTGGGCACCCTGACGGGCCGCGAGACCTCCCGGAAGGAGGAGGCGTACGCCGCCGAGCGGCAGGAGTTGGAGGGGTTGGCGATCGCCCAGTACCACGGCCTGCAGGAGTCGGGCACCGCCTACGACGTACCGCTGTTGCACATCGTCGTCGCCAATGCCGGATTCCAGATGGAACACGCCGATCCGGTGGTCGACATGATCGCGGACCTGGCGCGCGAGGAGCGGGACGCTCCCGTCGTGGGTGTCGTGGGACTGGTGGAGAGCCGGACGAGCACGGTCGAGGCGCTGGAGCGACTGGGCCGGGTGGGAATCCCCGCGGTCGCCCCGACGCTCTCCGGCGAGGGCATGTACAAGAGTTCCCCCCTCTACCTCCAGATCGCCTCTCCCAACCGGGAACAGGCCAGGATGGTCGACGAGTACGGGAAGGCGCTGTCCCTCCCGGGCACACGGGTCTACTACACCGTCGGCGAGCGGTCCAAGCTCCCCGACGACCTCTACGTGTCGACCCTCGTCGCGGAACTGAGGAAGCAGGTCGACAACCTCGAGTACACCGAGGAGTTCACGGGCAGGGGGCTGACCAGGGAGTGCGGCTACCGCGGCATGCTGTTCTTCGCCGGGCGGTGGTCGGAGTTCCCCGACTTCCTCAGGAAGTTGGACAGGTCCTGTGGCGACGACCAGCCGCACCACCTGGTGGCCGACGACTCGGTCAACCGCTACATGGCCAACCCCCTGCTGCGCGGAAGCGCACCGGCCGGTCTGCCGCTGGTCTTCGCCTCGAAGGCGCCCCTGGCCACCTGCGAGGAACTGCGTTCCCGGGCGCGGGAGGGGCGGGACCGGGCGGCGGGCACGTTCCTCCGTCTGATCGGTGAGGACAGGGACGGCGGGACCCTCGATCCACCACGCTGCGCGGGCGGGGGGAGCGACGCCCCGGACGAACCGGTGGGCGAGCGCGTCGGGCTCGCCTACGACTCGGCCAAACTGCTGCTGCGGGCCGTCGAGACGCTGACCGCGCGGATTCGGCTCTCCGACGACTCCTGGAACCCGCGTCTGATCACCCCGACGGCGGTCCACACCGAGGTGCTGCACCAGAACGGCCACAACCCCTTCTGGGGGGCCACGGGCAGGATCGAGTTCCACCGGGACGGGGGAGAGCCGATCGGCCGGGCGATCTCCTTCATGAGGGTCGAGAACATCACCGATGTCGACGAACGCCCCCGGGAGGTGTTCCGCTGCCAGGGCGCCAAAGAGGACGGTCGAACCGACTGTGAGCGACCGCGCCGCTGAACGGACGGCGGACTCGGCCGGCCGGATCCGGCCGGCGGCGCGGCGTGGTCCTCAGCGGTAGAGCAGGTACGCCCGCCGCGTCCGTTCGAAGGCGCGGACCTCGTCCCGCCAGGCGGCCACGACCTCGTCCGCGTCCCTGCCCGCGTCGATCATCTCCCGCAGCCGCGGCGACCCGGAGAGCTTGTCGATCCAGAACGGGCGCCTGGTGTCCCAGGAGTCCCGGCGCCAGGCGAAGTCGGGGTGGCGGCGCGCCTCCACCAGCATCGCCACCGCCGTGGGGATCGGCTCGTAGCGGCGCGGGTCGGTGACGTGGATCTGGACGCCCGCGCAGGTGACGCCGGTGTGCTTGCCGAAGGTGGGGACGAAGTACCCCTCGCGGAACCGCACGCCCGGCAGCTTCCGGGCGTTGAGCCGGTCGACGTAGCGGTGGTCCAGGTACGGCGCGCCGACGAACTCGAACGGGCGGGTGGTACCGCGTCCCTCCGAGAGGTTGGTGCCCTCGAAGTAACCGGTTCCGGCGTAGACGACGGCCGTGTCGGGGGTCGGCATGTTCGGGGAGGGCGGCACCCACGGCAGGCCGCTCTCGTGCGCGGTGGAGTACGGGTCCCAGCCGCGCACCGGCACGACCTCCAGCTCCGCTACCTTCCCGCCCGCGCCCTCCTTCGGCAGCAGCTCGCCGTTGAAGTAGCGGGCCAGTTCGCCCACCGTCATCCCGTGCTGCTGCACGATCACCTCGGCGCCGACGCCGGAGGTGAACTCCTCGGTCATCAGCGGGCCGTCGGCCCGGCGCCCGATCGGGTTCGGGCGGTCCAGCACCACGAAGCGGGCGCCGATCGAGCGGGCGGCGACCATCGCGTTGTACATGGTC carries:
- a CDS encoding exo-beta-N-acetylmuramidase NamZ domain-containing protein is translated as MPSRRSLLAAGTAAALAGPLVPTTATADDRPDGRPEERNRGRDVVPGADVAAARGWSVLRGRRVGVISNPTGVLRDATHIVDSMAAHDGLDIVGVFGPEHGFRGSAQAGESEPEFTDPRTGLTVYDAYGAGAATMAELFTKAGADTIVFDIQDVGVRFYTYIWTMYNAMVAARSIGARFVVLDRPNPIGRRADGPLMTEEFTSGVGAEVIVQQHGMTVGELARYFNGELLPKEGAGGKVAELEVVPVRGWDPYSTAHESGLPWVPPSPNMPTPDTAVVYAGTGYFEGTNLSEGRGTTRPFEFVGAPYLDHRYVDRLNARKLPGVRFREGYFVPTFGKHTGVTCAGVQIHVTDPRRYEPIPTAVAMLVEARRHPDFAWRRDSWDTRRPFWIDKLSGSPRLREMIDAGRDADEVVAAWRDEVRAFERTRRAYLLYR